A window of Heliomicrobium undosum genomic DNA:
CTTGATCGCATCGATGGCCGGCCCTATGACTTTCGCGTCCTCGTCCAAAAAGATGGTCGGGGCCGCTGGACGTACGTTGATGCCGGTATCCGGCTGGCTGCGCCCGGTCACGTGGTTACCCACCGTCCCAACGGAGGGCGGATCCTTCGCCGGGAGCAGTTGCTGCGCCTCCGATTCGACCGCTTTCGTTGGAAAGCCATTGAATCAGAAATAGCGGCAGCGGCCATCGCGGCGGCCCGCGCACTCGAGGCAGGCAGCGGAGAGCACTTTGGGATTTTGACATTGGATATGGGCTTAGAACGGACTAGTGAACGTTTATGGCTCCTGGAGATCAACGCCAAGCCGGGACGTTTTGACGAACCCTGGATTCAACTGAAAAGCGACTACCTGCTGGCATCGTACATCAGACATCTGGCGGCCCGGAGGGGGGAGTTTCATGAAAATATATATTCACCATGAACCAAATTCAAGCGTATCGGAATTGACGCGTCGGCTGTCTGCTCGCGGCGTCAACGTGACCGCCGGCCGGCAGGGGCCGGAAGAACCGGTCGACTGGTGGATCGAATGGGGGGCAGGGAGGGAGAGTCAATCGGCAGCCGCCCAGAGGCTGTTCAATGCGCGGGCGGTCGCTTCCCCGGCGACCGATTTTGATACGGTGGAAACGGTGCTGCAAAAAAATCACCTGCAGGCGCTGCTCGGGGAGGATCCCAGCCGTTGGCCCCTCTCCGTCTGGCCGAAGGAATACCTGATCTATCTATGGGATTGCCGCGTTGTCGCCGTTCAGCGTAAGGTCTTGATTACACAGCAACTGCGCGATCTGCTGCCTAACAAATCGGTGGCGCCTGCCTTTCACTGGGTCGAACAGTTGACACCCTGGGAAGAGGAACGGATGGTCAGCGCAGCCATCCGGGCGCTACACTGCCTGGGTATTGATTTTGGCAGAGTCCACCTGGGCGTCAACCGCTCCCGCGGCCCCATCATCCTCGGTATCGACCCGGCGCCTGTGGTCCGCAAGAGGCTGGCCCAGGCTTACGCTGAGGCGATCGCAACGTCCATCCGGGAGTGGCAGGAAAAAGCGTCTGTGACCATCGGCTCTGACCCCGAGTTCATGCTCTCCCTCGTTCCCGGTCGGCGCATGGTGCCGGCCTCCCGGTTTTTTCCGCGCACGGGGACGGTCGGTTGCGATAACCGCAGAGCCTTCGGGGCATCCGACGACCTGCCCCTGGCTGAAGTCCGCCCGGCGCCGGCCGAAAACGCGGTTGAGGCGCTCCAGCAGTTGCGCAACGTCCTCAATGAGGCGAACCGCCTCTGTCCCTACGCCAACATCGCCTGGGTGACCGGATCAGAACCCTACCCCGGTTATCCGACAGGCGGTCACATCCATTTTGGCGGACTACAGCCGAACAGCCGTCTCATTCGCGCACTTGATCAATACTTGGCATTGCCGCTGCTTTATCTGGAAAACCCGGAGACGGCTGCCCGGCGTCGCCAGTTCTACGGCGCCCTCGGCGATTTCCGTGTGAAGCCTCACGGTTTTGAATATCGCACCCCGGGATCATGGCTGGCTTCTCCGGAGACAGCCTGGATCGCCCTGCACCTGGCCGCTGTTGTGGCCCAGCACTACCGGAGGTTGGAACGGTGGGACTTCCTGCTGCCGGAGGCACAAGAGGCATTTTACAGTGGGAAGCGAAAAGCGCTCATGCCCCTGTTGCGGCAGACGCTGCTCGATTTGGTCGCCCTTGACGATTCAGAAACGATGCGCCGCCTGGCCCAGCGGATCTGGACGATGGCCGAAGAAGAGGGCTATGTCCAGGAGGACATCGATATCCGCCGCGCCTGGAAACTGCCCGTTGGGATCCATCGCTACCGGTATGTCCCTCGTCCCCGCTACAGCATCTCCTGGCTAGGCGGCAGCGCCAACCGGATCTAAAAAAACCCTGCGGGATCATGCCCGACAGGGTTTTTTTCCTAAGGTCTCAAACCAGTTCTTGCGCCATTTCCGTGAGTCGCTCCGCCATGCGACTGATCTGGTCCAGGGCCTGGGTGATGTTTTCCGCCATGTGCACCTGAGCCTGGGTGATCTTGTTCAGTTCTTCGCCCTCTTTGGATACGGTCAGGATCAGTTGATGGATGCGGCTCAACGTGCCTGCGATCTGATCGGCTGAACTGGCGCTGTCCTGGGCCAGCTTTTGGATTTCCCCGGCCACGACGGCAAAGCCGAGGCCCAACTCGCCGGCCCGAGCGGCCTCTATGGAGGCGTTCAATCCGAGCAGGCGCGTCTGATTGGCCACCTTGCGGATGAATTTGACCACATCGTCAGTGGCGGCGACTTTTTGTTTTGCCTCCGTTGATGTCTCATTCAGCGCTGTGTTGGCTTGGGCCAGATCCTGCGAGGACTTGGCGATGATGCCAGCGGAGGCGTTTATCTCCTGGACAGAGGCGTTTAGCTCTTCCGCCATAGCTTGCAAAGCCACTTGGCGGTGAATGGGGGTCGCGAAGGCCACGGCGCCCAGGATCTCGCCGCCGGGACCGGGAATCGGCCAGCCGATAGCCATATAGTCAACGCCGTAGACAGACTTGTCTACCTTGCGGGTGACGCGCCGGTTTTCATTGATGGCAATATAGGCTGCCGTCGTCGAGGGCAACGTATCGCCAGGGCGGATGCGGAGATTGAGGTCGGGCGCCGGGGTATAGGACAGGACCTTCAGGTTGCGGTCACAAACGGTAACGGAAGCGGCGTGAGGCAGGATTTCATTGATGTGTTTGTTGATAGCTACAAAATGATCCAGCAAAGTCATGTCGCTCATCCAGACTCCTCCATATTCGATTGCCCGATTCGATTACCCAGTTGGCTTACTCCATTTGATCATCCAGTTTGCGCACCCGTTCATTCACCCGATTCCATTACCGGAACCCATTATTGCCCCTATGCAACCGCTATAAAAGGGGAGAAGCGGCGACATTCGCGAATAGGGGAGGCATAGATTAGATACGGCATATTTATCTGAATATATCACCAATTTAGGCCTCACCTGCATTTATGATAAACACAACTCCCTTCTTGGTCAACGTACGATTTCTTTTGACAAAGTTCGCAAAGGGGCAAAACCCTTGCTAGTGAATGAAATAACATTTATAAAAATAAAGACATACTAAATGCCCATTTTTCGCGCTTAAAAGCAGGAAATCAGAAGTGCGGGTCGAAATAGTGTCACCGAATTGTTACGTAAGGAGTGCATTATTGTTGGCCGTAAAAGTGGGGATTAACGGCTTCGGCCGTATCGGGCGCAACGTTTTCCGGGCAGCCGTTGACCGCGATGATGTGGAGATCGTCGCCGTCAACGTTACCTCGGATCCGCAAACGACAGCCTATCTGATGAAGTATGACTCCGTTCATGGCACTTTTAACGCCGATGTGAAAGCCACGGAAGACAGCATCATCGTCAACGGCAAACCTGCCCGCATCGTGTCTGATCGCGACCCCGCTCGGCTTCCTTGGGGCGATCTGGGCGTTGATATTGTTATCGAGTCGACGGGGAAGTTCAATAAAGGGGAAGAAGCGGCCAAGCATCTCGTCGGCGGCGCCAAAAAGGTGATCATCACAGCGCCCGCCAAAAACGAGGACGTCACCATCGTGATGGGCGTCAATGACCATATTTACGACCCGGAGCGGCATCATATTATCTCCAACGCCTCTTGCACGACCAACTGCCTGGCGCCGGTAGCCAAGGTGCTCCACCGTGAGTTTGGCATCGTAGAAGGCCTGATGACGACGGTCCACGCCTTTACCAACGACCAGCGCATCCTCGATGACGCCCATAAGGACCTGCGCCGCGCCCGCGCCCTCGACCTCTCCATCATTCCCACGACCACCGGGGCTGCCAAGGCCGTCTCCCTCGTCCTCCCTGAACTGGAAGGCCGGTTGAACGGTTTTTCCCTGCGCGTGCCTGTTCCGAATGTTTCTGTCGTCGACCTCGTCGTCACCCTGGAACGCTCCGTCGATAAGGAGACGATCAACGAAGCGCTCCGCGCTGCGGCCAAAGGGGATATGGAGGGGATCCTCTCCGTCTGTGACGAGCCCCTCGTCTCCAACGATTTTCTGGGCACCCACTACTCGTCCATCGTCGACGCCTTGTCCACCATGGTCACATCAGGCCGCATGGCCAAGGTTGTCGCCTGGTATGACAACGAGTGGGGCTATTCCTGCCGCGTCCTTGATCTGGCGGCGAAGGTGGGGAAACAACTGTAGGTCGAGTGTAGGTTGAGGAAAGCCTCCTGTAAAAATGCCGCCGTTGCGGATGGGATGTAGGAAGATCGCGCTCCTTTGTCGAACCTGTGAGGGGTGAGGAGGTGCCTTATGGAAGCGCGCTGCATGCTCTGCGGAAAGAAGGACGAAATCGACAAAAACCATCCCAAGTGGTCCGATTTTCAAGGAAAAACGAAAATCACTGGATACATATGCCTGCGTTGTACGGCCAAGATTAATTTTGAGGCCAATGAGTCGCAAAAGGTACCTAAACCGATGTAGGAACGGCGAAAGCCGTTTCTCTTTTTTGGGGATAACTGATCCGAGTGCGCTTGGCGTATTGACAGGATGGGCGGGGAAAGAGTATATTGGATCCGGGTCAGGCGGACCTTGGGAGGTAGAACGAAATGATCAAGACCTATATTTTCGACGCGCAGCAAGACAAGGTCCTCCATGATATCAACCCTGATCAATTGGAGCAATGGCTCGCTTCCCCTGACAACCTGATCTGGATCGATCTCTATGATTATGACGCCGACGAGGTCAACCAGGTGGCCCGTGTCTTCGACTTTCACCCGCTGGCCATCGAAGACGTGCTCCATGCCAGCCCCCGCGCGAAGGTTGACCGGTATGACCGCTACTTTTTCTTCGTCTTCCACGCCCTCCGCTATGACGAAGAAAGCGACGATGAGTTGACCCTCTTCGAATTGGACGTTTTTTTAGGCAAAAACTACATTGTCACGCTACACCGCTCCGCATTGCCGGCTGTTGGGCGTGTGGCGTACCACTGCCTGCGGGGAACGCGTCTGATGAACCGCGGTCCCGACTACCTCATCTACGCCATCGTCGACGGCATCATCGACGAGTACTTTCCTATCGTGGAACGACTCGGCGACCGGATCGACGAACTGGAAGATGAACTGTACATCAATCCGGCCCGCGAGACGACGGACGAGATGCTGGCGCTGAAACGAACCCTGCTCCTCTTGCGCAAGACTGTGCTGCCCCAGAAGCGGATCTTTTCCAACATCAACGGCCGCTACTCTTTCGAGGTGCGGGAAGACAACCGCCCCTATTATCTCGATTTGGTGGACCATATCGAGCGGATCTCCGACACCATCGACACCTACCGCGACCTCGTCAATAGCGCTATGGACACCTATTTCTCGATTATCTCGAACCGGACGAACGAGATCATGCGGGTGCTGACGATCATCTCTACCATCTCCATGCCGTTGACGGTCGTCACAGGCGCCTTCGGGATGAACGTGCCCATCCCCGCCCATGAGAACCCCTTCATGTTCTACGCCATCTGGCTGAGCATGGCAGCCCTATCGGCAGGGATGATTTATTGGTTCCGGCGAAAGAAGTGGATATGAGTTTAAAATAATGAAGAGACGCTATTCCAATCGCGGAATGGCGTCTCTTTTCGTTCGTTCACTCTTCCTTGAACTAAAATCGGAAAAAACCATAGCCATAATCCTTCCGGTCTCCGATGGCGACGGCGTGTTCCAGCATGAACTGGCGCACATCAGCTGGGGCAGGGGGGGCG
This region includes:
- a CDS encoding putative amidoligase domain-containing protein, with translation MKIYIHHEPNSSVSELTRRLSARGVNVTAGRQGPEEPVDWWIEWGAGRESQSAAAQRLFNARAVASPATDFDTVETVLQKNHLQALLGEDPSRWPLSVWPKEYLIYLWDCRVVAVQRKVLITQQLRDLLPNKSVAPAFHWVEQLTPWEEERMVSAAIRALHCLGIDFGRVHLGVNRSRGPIILGIDPAPVVRKRLAQAYAEAIATSIREWQEKASVTIGSDPEFMLSLVPGRRMVPASRFFPRTGTVGCDNRRAFGASDDLPLAEVRPAPAENAVEALQQLRNVLNEANRLCPYANIAWVTGSEPYPGYPTGGHIHFGGLQPNSRLIRALDQYLALPLLYLENPETAARRRQFYGALGDFRVKPHGFEYRTPGSWLASPETAWIALHLAAVVAQHYRRLERWDFLLPEAQEAFYSGKRKALMPLLRQTLLDLVALDDSETMRRLAQRIWTMAEEEGYVQEDIDIRRAWKLPVGIHRYRYVPRPRYSISWLGGSANRI
- a CDS encoding methyl-accepting chemotaxis protein: MSDMTLLDHFVAINKHINEILPHAASVTVCDRNLKVLSYTPAPDLNLRIRPGDTLPSTTAAYIAINENRRVTRKVDKSVYGVDYMAIGWPIPGPGGEILGAVAFATPIHRQVALQAMAEELNASVQEINASAGIIAKSSQDLAQANTALNETSTEAKQKVAATDDVVKFIRKVANQTRLLGLNASIEAARAGELGLGFAVVAGEIQKLAQDSASSADQIAGTLSRIHQLILTVSKEGEELNKITQAQVHMAENITQALDQISRMAERLTEMAQELV
- the gap gene encoding type I glyceraldehyde-3-phosphate dehydrogenase; translation: MAVKVGINGFGRIGRNVFRAAVDRDDVEIVAVNVTSDPQTTAYLMKYDSVHGTFNADVKATEDSIIVNGKPARIVSDRDPARLPWGDLGVDIVIESTGKFNKGEEAAKHLVGGAKKVIITAPAKNEDVTIVMGVNDHIYDPERHHIISNASCTTNCLAPVAKVLHREFGIVEGLMTTVHAFTNDQRILDDAHKDLRRARALDLSIIPTTTGAAKAVSLVLPELEGRLNGFSLRVPVPNVSVVDLVVTLERSVDKETINEALRAAAKGDMEGILSVCDEPLVSNDFLGTHYSSIVDALSTMVTSGRMAKVVAWYDNEWGYSCRVLDLAAKVGKQL
- a CDS encoding DUF2197 domain-containing protein, giving the protein MEARCMLCGKKDEIDKNHPKWSDFQGKTKITGYICLRCTAKINFEANESQKVPKPM
- the corA gene encoding magnesium/cobalt transporter CorA, with protein sequence MIKTYIFDAQQDKVLHDINPDQLEQWLASPDNLIWIDLYDYDADEVNQVARVFDFHPLAIEDVLHASPRAKVDRYDRYFFFVFHALRYDEESDDELTLFELDVFLGKNYIVTLHRSALPAVGRVAYHCLRGTRLMNRGPDYLIYAIVDGIIDEYFPIVERLGDRIDELEDELYINPARETTDEMLALKRTLLLLRKTVLPQKRIFSNINGRYSFEVREDNRPYYLDLVDHIERISDTIDTYRDLVNSAMDTYFSIISNRTNEIMRVLTIISTISMPLTVVTGAFGMNVPIPAHENPFMFYAIWLSMAALSAGMIYWFRRKKWI